ATGAGTTTACGAAAGGAAACGCAACGTCACGGGCACCGATCTGCAGTGGTACAACAGCATTCATGAATGCAAATATCAGCGGCATGGCAGCCAGGAATATCATCGTCGTACCGTGCATCGTTAATAATTCGTTGTATAAACCAGCGCTAACAAAGTCGTTGTTAGGAACGGCAAGTTGTATACGAATGATAAGAGCTTCTAAACCACCGACAAGGAAGAAGAATCCTCCTGCCATTAGGTAAAGGATGGCGATCTTTTTATGGTCTACTGTTGTCATGTAGTCCCATACAGTCGCGCCGAAGCCTTTTTTCTGTGAATAGCTACTCACGATTAAACCTCCCTTTTACTAATCCCCAATTAATCTTGAACCTTTAAGCCCATTAAATACTCTGCAAGTGCATCAATTTCATCTTCCTGCAGGTTACCATATGTACCTGTCATTTTATTACCTGGTTTGTACTGCTCAGGATCTGAGATCCAATTTTTCAACTCTTCTTTATTGTGATCCAATACGCCAGCGATACGTGAACGCTCACCGAAGTTGGATAAGTTAGGAGCAAGTCGAGCAGATTCAGGTCTTCCATCCTGCGGTGATACCGCGTGACAGCTTAAGCATTTCTTGCTGAAGATTTCTTGTCCTTGTTGGGCTAAATCAGAAGTCGGTTTCGGTTCTCCTGCATTTTTCATATCTTCAACCCATGCTGTAAATTCTTCTTTAGGAAGCGCTTTAACTTTAAAGTCCATTAAAGCGTGGGAAGGACCACATAACTCAGCACATTTTCCATAGAATAATCCGCCTGCTTCTTCGGCCTTTTTCCCGTCAAACTCAAGGAAGAATTTATTCACGCCATCTACGTTTGTATCAATCTTTCCTCCTGCTGCTGGAATCCAGAATGAATGTTTTACATCTGATGCTGTCACATTGAAATATACCTTTTGGTCAGTAGGGACAACTAAATCTTGAGATGTAATGATCTTTTCATCAGGATACTCGAACTCCCACCAGTAAAGATTGGCACGAACATTTACGACCAATGCCTCACGATTACCGTCTTTATCCTTTTTATCCATCGCCTTTGTATCCGCTAACTGGAACGTTGCTGTAACAGTCGGAACAGCAAGGATAAGAAGTAGGATGATCGGGATAACGGTCCACACAATTTCAAGTGTGTGACTTCCCTCTACCTGCTTAGGGATTTTTGTATCCCCTTTCTTTCTACGGAAACGAACGATCGCAACCATATAGACAACCATGACTACAATGATGACCAACACCATAATTAATGTAGCAAGTATCATCAAATCATATTGTGTCTGTGCTACTTCACCAGCTGGCTGCAGTGTGGAGAGAAATGGCTCTCCACAGCCAGATAGAACTAGCGCCAACATTGCTACAACTGAAAATAAGCGCCACTTAGATAGCCTTGCTTTCATAGCTTAATCAAACCCCTCTTTCATGTAATGTACTTTGAATAAAACAAGGACCCATAAAAATATCTATTTGGATTTCTTAACAGAAAGAATTCCCGCTAATCTTAAAGTACCGTAACGATGACCATCGCTACGAACAAGATAGTCAAGTAATTTAATGAATAGACAAACATAAGCTTTGACCACTTAATATCGTCTTTCATTTTATACCCTGCCAGACCAAGTGCCAGCCAGCCGATGTTAAAGGCCGTTGCCAGAATAAAGAAGAACATTCCGAGATCCATCAAGAAGAAAGGAAGGGGTAAAAGGGCCGCGACCCATGCTACGATATGGTGCTTCGTTGTAGCGAATCCTTTCACTACTGGAAGCATCGGTATACTGGCTGCTCTATATTCTTCCACTCTTTTCATCGCTAACGCGTAGAAATGAGGAGGCTGCCAGATAAACATCATAAGGAACAGCACCCAGGCGACTACATCCAGGTTTGCATCTACAGCTGCCCAGCCGATCAGCGGCGGAACCGCACCTGAGATACTTCCAACAATTGTGTTGCTTACATATTTTCTTTTTGACCACATTGTATATAATACAACGTAACTAAATACCCCGATCAACCCGATGACACCAGCAGTGATGGTTGTCATGAATAACATGATCAGACCGACCGCAATCATGATTAACCCAAGGGACAATGCCTTTGGTCCATTGATTTTGCCTGTTACGGTTGGCCGTTCCTTCGTTCTTTCCATCAGATGATCGATGTCCCGGTCATATACATTGTTAATGGAGCAGGACCCCGCAATAATCAGGGAAGAACCTATCAATGTAAGAAA
The DNA window shown above is from Rossellomorea vietnamensis and carries:
- the cyoE gene encoding heme o synthase; this translates as MSNSRIMTDVEKADVTASTAWKDFLALIKIGIVNSNLITTFTGMWLAFYFTNTHFLNSLDIMFLTLIGSSLIIAGSCSINNVYDRDIDHLMERTKERPTVTGKINGPKALSLGLIMIAVGLIMLFMTTITAGVIGLIGVFSYVVLYTMWSKRKYVSNTIVGSISGAVPPLIGWAAVDANLDVVAWVLFLMMFIWQPPHFYALAMKRVEEYRAASIPMLPVVKGFATTKHHIVAWVAALLPLPFFLMDLGMFFFILATAFNIGWLALGLAGYKMKDDIKWSKLMFVYSLNYLTILFVAMVIVTVL
- the coxB gene encoding cytochrome c oxidase subunit II; translation: MKARLSKWRLFSVVAMLALVLSGCGEPFLSTLQPAGEVAQTQYDLMILATLIMVLVIIVVMVVYMVAIVRFRRKKGDTKIPKQVEGSHTLEIVWTVIPIILLLILAVPTVTATFQLADTKAMDKKDKDGNREALVVNVRANLYWWEFEYPDEKIITSQDLVVPTDQKVYFNVTASDVKHSFWIPAAGGKIDTNVDGVNKFFLEFDGKKAEEAGGLFYGKCAELCGPSHALMDFKVKALPKEEFTAWVEDMKNAGEPKPTSDLAQQGQEIFSKKCLSCHAVSPQDGRPESARLAPNLSNFGERSRIAGVLDHNKEELKNWISDPEQYKPGNKMTGTYGNLQEDEIDALAEYLMGLKVQD